A section of the Candidatus Neomarinimicrobiota bacterium genome encodes:
- a CDS encoding DUF6125 family protein — translation PCKSVGIVEYTEFARTIDPRISTLCIACPPDAHPEEYYCAWKFSI, via the coding sequence CCCCTGCAAATCCGTTGGGATCGTCGAGTATACCGAATTTGCCAGAACCATTGATCCAAGGATCTCAACTTTGTGCATTGCCTGTCCACCGGATGCACATCCAGAGGAGTATTACTGCGCCTGGAAATTTTCAATTTAA